The uncultured Eubacteriales bacterium region TTGATAGAGGTCGGCAGAGGCTTCGGTGATGGAGGCTCCAAAGCCGTCCATCTGCTGATACGTATTGCTCTCATCCACAACAATGAGGTTCGAAATGCGCGCGCCTGTGTCATCCGAGAAGGTCAGAGAACTTTGCGGCTCCAGTCCCTTTGCCATCCCAGTGTCCGCCGCGTTGACCTGGGACACCCAGACTTGGACGGAAGGACCGGCCGCCAGACCGGCAGTCGGCAGTGCTGCCATCATGATTGACAGCGCAAGTGGATATGCGAGGAACCTTTTGACCTTCATGATTTTACCTCCTTCTAAATTTGGATTATCACTGTCGCAATGGAGCTTTCCTCCAGTTCGACCGGAAGTATGCGCCCATCCAGGCGCAGGGCGACGGAGAATTTGTCATGCGTACGGTTTAGAAAGATGACGGCCAGGGTACCGTCCGGATTCTGGAAGGCAGCCACCTCCAGCCGGTCAGAAAAATTTGTGGTAGCCACTCGGCGGGCCCCCGGCTGGATAAAACGGCTGAAATGGCTGATATACCGAAATGAGAGCTTAAATTCCATTGTGCCGGCCACGGTATCACAGATGACCGGCGCCTCACAGTAGTTCCCCACATGATTTGGTCCGCCCGCCTCATTCAAAGCGATGTTCCAGTCAAAAAATCCGTTCATTCCGGCGCAGAGATTCCCCATCATATCGTGGGCGTACATCTGGGCGTTGGCAAGCTGGTTCTTGTCAAACCGACTATACTCAATGCACCCCTCGGAGAAAATAAGCTTTTTATCGGGAAACTTCTCCCTGACCAGGCGCAGCGCATCAAAGTGGTCGCCGCTGTACCAATGGAACGCCAGGCCGGCGATCATATGGTCGGTGCGGCAATCGATCTCCGCGCAGGCCCTATCAAAAAGCCGCTCCTTGTTGTGGTCCCAGATATAGACCTCCACATCCCCCAGCCCATCCTGACGGAGCCTCGGGTAGAGGTAGTCGGCTAAAAACTCCCGCTCCTCCTCCGGTGTATAGAGGCAGCTATCCCAGGTCTGGGTGGCGTTGGGCTCGTTCTGCACACTGAGAGCGGTGACGTTAACACCCCGGGCACGGTACTCCTTGATATACCTGCACAGATAGCGGGCCCACAGCGGATAGTACTCCTTTAGCAGCCGTCCTCCGCCATTCCGGCTGCCATTGGTCTTCATAAAGGCCGGGGGAGACCAGGGGGAGAGCATAACGGGCACTTCCCGACCCGCCGCCCGATAGGCGGCCTTGATCCAGGGAATGATCCGCCTCTCGTCTCGCTCCAGGGAGAAGGTGCGCAGCTCCGTGTCTGATATGTCAGTGACGGCGGAGTACTGGTCGGTGGAGAAATCGCAGCTGTCGATATGGGTGCGGATCGCTCGGTAGCCGATCCCTTTCGGGCCAAAATAGGCGTCAATGATCTCCTGGGCATGCTCCGGCGGCAGGCGCTCCAGGGTAGCTCCAACCGCGTCAGTGATGGCGCCGCCGAAAGCAAATATCTCCTGGTATCGCATCTCCGGATAGAGATTCACCAACCCTAGCTCCTGCCCCCCCTCGTCGGGCTGAAACGCGATAGACTTCCGGTGGGCTGCGGCCCGCCCCCCGTCAAAAGTCGTGAGAAATAACGTGGCCTCCATGGTCACACCTGCTTTCCGTCTGATAGCACAATGCTGTTGACTGACCGGGGCTCCAGAGGAAAACGGTAGATTTCCCCCTCCAGCTCCACCGCCACAATGAACACCCGTTCAAAGGGGTTAAAGAGCTCCAGCACCAGCGAGCCGTCGGGATTGCGGAAAAGCAGGCTGTCTCCGGCGAAGGTCCCCTTAGCGCCCAGGCGCACCGCGCCCCGCGCTATGGGGGCGGAGAAGTGTTTCATAATGTAAAAGTCAGGGTTGTAAGTGACGCTCCCCACCCCTGGGTCCACCGTGACCATGGCGTTCTGGGGGTCTCCCCAGGTGCTCCGGCCCATGGGCTCCAACACCAGGTTCCAATAGAGGTAGCTCTCCGCTCCGTTTGAGATATAGTGCTTGAGCATGGTCCAGACATACCGGGCATACTCCCAGGTGTTGTCTCCAAAGCCACACTCGTTTTCCGACTGCATGAGGCGCAGGCGGGGCCACCAGCTCTCAAAGGTACGCTGGATGGCGACTTTGCCGCCCCACTGATAGCTGACGCCTGAGAGGTATTTGAGTGCCTCAGGATCGGAGAGGACGGTATTGGCGAAGTAGTCATAGTCCTCGGTGGCCCACTTGTCAAAAATCAGGCGGTTAAAATCGCAGCCGGGGGCGTTGATGGTACCCAGCCAAAGCTCGGTACCCAGCCCCGCCTTCTCCATGGCGGGACCCAGGCGGTCACGGATGAACTCCCGCAGCTCCTCTCCCGTCCACATACAGGAAGGAAACTTCTGGTTGGCCACCGGCTCATTCTGGACGTGGACCTGCTCGATCTCAATACCCTCGGCGGCATAGCCCCGAATAAACTTTACGAAATAGTCCGCATAGGAGCGTAGGTTCTCCGGGGTGCGGATGAGCTTGCCCCAGTTGTAGACCGGCGGATCCTTCATCCAGGTCGGGGGCGACCAGGGGGATGCGAATAGCTTCAGGTCGGGGGCAAGAGCCAGCGCCTCTTTGATATACGGAATCAAAGCTTTCTTGTCCCGCTCAAGAGAGAAATGCTCCAGAGCGTAGTCCCCCGGTACCTCGTCCAGGCTATACCAATCGAAGGAGTAGTCGTTGGCTCCGATAGGAAGGCGGCAGACGTTGAGGCCTGCCCCCGCCGGGGAAAACAGCTCGTTCATCACAGCAGCCCGGCCCTCGGGCGCAAGTGCTTGAAGCGCGCGCCAGCCCAGTTCGTTGAAACATCCGCCGAAACCGTGCATGGCCTGGTACTCCCGTCCGTCCGGGGTCAGGGTGGCGTCCGCGCTCTCCAGAGGCACGGGGTCTTTCGCGGCCCACTGGGCTTTTTCGCTGGACCAGCGCCAGTCGATATTTTTCATTGCTGCACCTACTTACTTGTCTGAGCCCACAGTGAGGCCGTTAATGATGTACTTGGAGAAGAAACAGAATACCACGATGATGGGCACCACCGAGATGGCGATGGCTAGATACATGGCCCCATAGTTGGTGAGGTAGAGGCCTTTAATCATGGCGATCATAACGGGCAGGGTGTACCTCTCGCTCTTGGTCATGATAATTAGGGGCCCTATATAGTTGTTCCAGCAGGCTACGAAATTGAATATGCACATGGTGGCCACGCCGGGAACGACACAGGGTAAAACGATGCGGTTGAAGATTTTGAACTCCGAGCAGCCCTCCAGCCGGGCGGCCTCCATCATTGAGTTGGGGATACTCTGGGCGATGATGCCCCGCAGGAAGAAAACCGAGGTGGCGTTGGCGATGCCGGGCAGGATAAAAGGCAGGTAGGAGTTTATGAGCCCTAGCTTCAGGTTGAGCTGGTAAAAACCGATGATGCTCACCTGAGAGGGGATCATCATGGAGGCCAGCACGATCCCGAACAGCGCATTTTTCCCTTTGAATTTATATTTGGCAAATCCATAAGCGGTAAGAGCCCCGAAATAGCCTGTAAAAGCGGTGTAAGGAATGGCGATGACGAGGCTGTTGGCAAAGCCACGCCAGATGTTCACATGGGACTGCATAGTGGCGTAGTTGTCCACCGCAGCAGAGCCGGGCAGCAGGTTGAGCTTTGTCACAATGTCAAAACTGGAGTGGGTAGCGTTCACGATAACCAGGTAGAAAGGGACCACAGACAAAAGCAGCAGTAGGATAAGGAATACGTACATCAGCGCCTTGGGAAGAGCATGCCGGGCCCTAGTCATCGTACATTCCCCCTCTCTTCTGCATGGCCTTCAAGGCGAACACGCTGAGGATGGCGATGAGAGAGAAGAGCCCCACGGAGATGGCGGAGGCGTAGCCGTAATTGTGGTTTTTAAAGCCCTGGTTATAGAGGTACATCGAGGTGGTGAGGGTAGACTTGCGCGGATCCCCCAGGCTGTTGGTCAGAGTAGCGGGCACGTCGAAGAGCTGCATCCCGCCGATGATGGACGTGATGGTCATATAGACCAGAGTAGGCTTGATGAGCGGCAGGGTAATGCGGGTATAGGTCTGAAGCTTGGTAGCCCCGTCCACTAGCGCTGCGTCGTAGACGGTGGAGTCAATGGTGGTAATGCCCGCCATGATGATGACGGTGGTGTACCCAAACCACATCCACCACTGTATATAGGACACAAGGCCGGAGGTGAAGGCACCGCTATTGAAGAAACTGAAGGGTGCACCGGGAACCCCCAGGCCGGTGAGGATATAGTTTACCACCGATTTATCCCCGTTGAAGAGCAGATTGAAGAGCAGTCCCACTGAGGCGGCAGTGATTAGGTTGGGCAGGTAATAAGCTGCCCTGAAGAAACCCATGCCCTTGATTTTGTTGAATGTGAAGAGGGCGGAAAGAATAAGAGCGGCGGCCATCTGGGGCAGGAAATTCACAAGCC contains the following coding sequences:
- a CDS encoding conserved membrane hypothetical protein (Evidence 4 : Homologs of previously reported genes of unknown function); translation: MTRARHALPKALMYVFLILLLLLSVVPFYLVIVNATHSSFDIVTKLNLLPGSAAVDNYATMQSHVNIWRGFANSLVIAIPYTAFTGYFGALTAYGFAKYKFKGKNALFGIVLASMMIPSQVSIIGFYQLNLKLGLINSYLPFILPGIANATSVFFLRGIIAQSIPNSMMEAARLEGCSEFKIFNRIVLPCVVPGVATMCIFNFVACWNNYIGPLIIMTKSERYTLPVMIAMIKGLYLTNYGAMYLAIAISVVPIIVVFCFFSKYIINGLTVGSDK
- a CDS encoding conserved membrane hypothetical protein (Evidence 4 : Homologs of previously reported genes of unknown function) codes for the protein MAHPRSSYQSKLNKGRYGYLFIAPFFVVFAIFGLYPILYTIFLSFQKWDGLAAITGVGLKNFQRLITDEVFYLSIWNTFRIWLVNFLPQMAAALILSALFTFNKIKGMGFFRAAYYLPNLITAASVGLLFNLLFNGDKSVVNYILTGLGVPGAPFSFFNSGAFTSGLVSYIQWWMWFGYTTVIIMAGITTIDSTVYDAALVDGATKLQTYTRITLPLIKPTLVYMTITSIIGGMQLFDVPATLTNSLGDPRKSTLTTSMYLYNQGFKNHNYGYASAISVGLFSLIAILSVFALKAMQKRGGMYDD
- a CDS encoding conserved hypothetical protein (Evidence 4 : Homologs of previously reported genes of unknown function), which translates into the protein MEATLFLTTFDGGRAAAHRKSIAFQPDEGGQELGLVNLYPEMRYQEIFAFGGAITDAVGATLERLPPEHAQEIIDAYFGPKGIGYRAIRTHIDSCDFSTDQYSAVTDISDTELRTFSLERDERRIIPWIKAAYRAAGREVPVMLSPWSPPAFMKTNGSRNGGGRLLKEYYPLWARYLCRYIKEYRARGVNVTALSVQNEPNATQTWDSCLYTPEEEREFLADYLYPRLRQDGLGDVEVYIWDHNKERLFDRACAEIDCRTDHMIAGLAFHWYSGDHFDALRLVREKFPDKKLIFSEGCIEYSRFDKNQLANAQMYAHDMMGNLCAGMNGFFDWNIALNEAGGPNHVGNYCEAPVICDTVAGTMEFKLSFRYISHFSRFIQPGARRVATTNFSDRLEVAAFQNPDGTLAVIFLNRTHDKFSVALRLDGRILPVELEESSIATVIIQI
- a CDS encoding conserved hypothetical protein (Evidence 4 : Homologs of previously reported genes of unknown function) gives rise to the protein MKNIDWRWSSEKAQWAAKDPVPLESADATLTPDGREYQAMHGFGGCFNELGWRALQALAPEGRAAVMNELFSPAGAGLNVCRLPIGANDYSFDWYSLDEVPGDYALEHFSLERDKKALIPYIKEALALAPDLKLFASPWSPPTWMKDPPVYNWGKLIRTPENLRSYADYFVKFIRGYAAEGIEIEQVHVQNEPVANQKFPSCMWTGEELREFIRDRLGPAMEKAGLGTELWLGTINAPGCDFNRLIFDKWATEDYDYFANTVLSDPEALKYLSGVSYQWGGKVAIQRTFESWWPRLRLMQSENECGFGDNTWEYARYVWTMLKHYISNGAESYLYWNLVLEPMGRSTWGDPQNAMVTVDPGVGSVTYNPDFYIMKHFSAPIARGAVRLGAKGTFAGDSLLFRNPDGSLVLELFNPFERVFIVAVELEGEIYRFPLEPRSVNSIVLSDGKQV